One region of Halalkalicoccus tibetensis genomic DNA includes:
- a CDS encoding TRAM domain-containing protein: MELSDTLLCLFSSEINHRNGSYTIEIPEREVELGDLEPDRSYRIALVPQARTHPDSDTDGNEESAQATAKSSPPVAEGDHRTVEIETIGEQGDGIARVERGYVVIVPDTDPHERVEIEITSVTDTVAFADVVERYEDHE; this comes from the coding sequence ATGGAACTCTCAGATACCCTTCTGTGTCTGTTTAGTAGTGAGATCAATCACCGTAATGGGTCTTATACGATCGAGATTCCCGAACGCGAGGTCGAACTTGGAGACCTCGAGCCGGACCGGTCGTATCGCATCGCTCTGGTTCCGCAGGCTCGGACCCATCCTGACTCGGATACTGATGGTAATGAAGAATCAGCCCAAGCGACAGCCAAGTCCAGTCCGCCTGTTGCTGAGGGTGACCATCGAACTGTTGAGATCGAGACGATCGGCGAGCAGGGCGACGGGATCGCACGAGTCGAGCGAGGCTACGTGGTCATCGTTCCCGATACCGATCCTCACGAACGCGTCGAGATCGAAATTACAAGTGTCACAGACACCGTCGCCTTCGCTGACGTCGTTGAACGCTACGAGGACCACGAGTAG
- a CDS encoding PadR family transcriptional regulator, giving the protein MSEAQSTPDREGRTAHDLTAFQQTILTVLAEEARYGLAVKGELEEYYGNEVNHGRLYPNLDDLVERDLIAKSELDKRTNEYELTNEGYELLLGELNWEVSKIVTGEERADDIGQLLDDAA; this is encoded by the coding sequence ATGTCAGAGGCACAATCGACACCCGACAGAGAGGGGCGTACCGCGCACGATTTGACCGCATTCCAGCAAACGATCCTCACCGTCCTTGCTGAGGAAGCTCGGTACGGGCTTGCAGTTAAAGGTGAACTCGAGGAGTACTATGGCAACGAGGTCAACCACGGCCGGCTCTACCCGAACCTCGATGACCTTGTTGAACGCGACCTGATCGCGAAAAGCGAACTCGATAAGCGCACCAACGAGTACGAGCTCACTAACGAAGGCTATGAGCTACTGCTGGGCGAACTCAACTGGGAGGTTTCAAAGATTGTGACTGGCGAGGAGCGCGCAGACGATATCGGCCAGTTACTCGACGACGCTGCGTAG
- a CDS encoding family 78 glycoside hydrolase catalytic domain — protein sequence MRDINVDPMTGHSHSKKEQHDGLIDRRDYLRYTGALAGSSIAAGAGIETAAANRDEETDEGSITPTNLRVEYAREPNNVLPTVDNSDSTLEVPRFSWEVAGPRGTVQSAYRILVAESRDTVENGDSDVWDSGVIDSSQSIHVPYDGEALEADTTYYWTVRLWDGDEASDWCDSTQFVTALPAGDEYWEGEWIGPDYGEWGPNDRIDYDFLEEDEYDHRPEPLLRTGFDLNEDVEEARLHVSGIGCHKLYCNGERIGNRVLEPAQTQYDETVLYSTYDVTTYLNGGMNAIGIALGRLRFGEMVADNDWGWALTAPWWSDPQAIVQLNIKFADGTSTSLVSGDDWLLTDGPTRFDSLFSGEVYDAREEKPRWTEPEYDDSDWNVPTIVDDPGGDRIPQHIQPMRVRDTLDPVEITEPEDGVYVVDFGQVMTGWAELTVEGDEGIGVTMTYGEKLHDDGTVDNDNSLIHAPMQRNHYILRGEGTERWEPSYSYNGFRYVQLEGYPGEPSSGSLAAKYVYTAFDESVESSFESSNDLLNQIHENTLWAYRNNMQGLPTDTPKLEKNGWTGDAQLTAETGIYNYDMARFWTKWIRDFADAQREDGETSTIVPTPGYSFLDEPDLSPDWALGPTPGWDAAFILIPWWVYQYYGDKRILETHYESWKQYIDWIQLWSEGDIVDDLPERISDQEDVIRTFDDSHVLPVGLGDWGGAPLTDTDDGYGGGGDEVPITSTAYYYRFTQVLAETASLIGEDEEAAEWEELAKEIREDFNDEFLDTNLGYYRTGQHEAYLQTSNLLPLAFEMVPDEYENIVVESLVEDVMETHDGHLNTATLGTKYLLPVLTEYGYHDVAYTVATQTDYPSWGLWIENDRTSLLEFWELDSRSWNHHFLGVTDEWFYKHLAGIQVDEPGFKHVRIAPKPVDDLEWTSATTETIRGVVESSWELTETSGAGRDRQGIELEVTIPGNATATVEIPTFGGEQVRVRESGTNIWNNGNRTNRDHPGIKAIDRTDEAVIAEVTSGKYVFALEQIGN from the coding sequence ATGAGAGACATCAATGTCGATCCCATGACGGGACACTCGCACAGCAAGAAAGAACAACACGACGGACTAATTGACCGACGAGATTACCTGCGATATACAGGTGCGCTTGCGGGCTCCTCGATAGCTGCCGGAGCTGGTATAGAGACGGCTGCGGCTAACAGAGATGAGGAAACTGATGAGGGATCGATAACCCCGACAAACCTACGGGTCGAGTACGCTCGAGAGCCGAATAACGTGCTTCCAACAGTCGATAACTCCGATAGCACGCTTGAGGTGCCGCGGTTCTCTTGGGAAGTAGCCGGCCCGCGAGGTACCGTCCAGTCGGCGTACCGAATCTTGGTGGCAGAGAGCAGAGACACAGTTGAGAACGGCGATAGCGACGTTTGGGACAGCGGTGTTATAGATTCATCACAATCAATTCACGTTCCTTACGATGGCGAAGCGCTCGAGGCGGACACAACGTATTACTGGACCGTCCGGCTTTGGGACGGCGATGAGGCGAGCGATTGGTGTGATTCGACACAATTCGTGACGGCCCTGCCAGCAGGCGACGAATACTGGGAGGGCGAGTGGATCGGTCCCGATTATGGCGAGTGGGGACCGAACGATCGCATCGACTACGATTTCCTAGAAGAAGATGAGTACGACCATCGCCCCGAACCGCTGCTTCGCACTGGGTTTGACCTCAATGAGGATGTTGAGGAGGCCCGATTGCACGTTAGCGGTATCGGCTGTCATAAGCTCTACTGCAATGGCGAGCGTATCGGCAATCGCGTGCTCGAGCCCGCTCAAACTCAGTACGATGAGACTGTGCTCTACTCGACGTACGATGTCACGACATATCTGAATGGTGGCATGAACGCGATCGGAATCGCACTTGGCCGGCTCCGGTTCGGTGAAATGGTCGCAGATAATGACTGGGGTTGGGCGCTGACAGCTCCGTGGTGGAGTGACCCACAAGCGATCGTTCAGCTGAACATCAAATTCGCCGACGGAACGAGTACGTCACTTGTCAGTGGCGACGATTGGCTGTTAACCGACGGCCCAACTCGGTTCGACTCGCTGTTCTCGGGCGAAGTGTACGATGCTCGAGAAGAGAAACCAAGATGGACGGAGCCGGAGTACGACGATAGTGACTGGAACGTTCCAACGATTGTCGACGATCCAGGTGGTGACCGAATCCCCCAACACATCCAACCAATGCGAGTACGGGACACCCTTGACCCCGTTGAAATTACTGAGCCGGAAGATGGCGTTTACGTCGTCGATTTCGGACAGGTCATGACCGGTTGGGCTGAATTGACTGTCGAAGGCGATGAGGGAATCGGAGTCACGATGACTTACGGCGAAAAGCTCCACGACGACGGAACGGTGGATAATGATAATTCGCTCATTCACGCCCCCATGCAGCGGAATCACTACATCCTCAGAGGGGAGGGGACTGAACGATGGGAGCCGAGCTATAGCTACAACGGTTTTCGGTATGTACAACTCGAGGGGTATCCCGGCGAGCCGAGCTCTGGGTCCCTTGCGGCGAAATATGTCTATACTGCATTCGACGAAAGCGTTGAAAGCAGCTTCGAGTCCTCGAACGACCTGTTAAATCAGATTCACGAAAACACGTTATGGGCCTATCGAAACAATATGCAGGGTCTGCCGACGGATACCCCGAAACTGGAAAAAAACGGGTGGACGGGTGACGCCCAGCTGACCGCGGAAACGGGGATCTATAACTACGATATGGCCCGGTTCTGGACGAAGTGGATTCGGGACTTTGCTGACGCCCAACGCGAGGACGGCGAGACCTCGACGATTGTCCCGACACCGGGGTATAGCTTCCTCGATGAACCCGATCTAAGCCCCGACTGGGCACTGGGTCCCACGCCGGGTTGGGACGCTGCGTTCATCCTCATCCCCTGGTGGGTCTACCAGTACTACGGTGATAAGCGGATTCTCGAAACGCACTACGAGAGCTGGAAACAGTATATCGACTGGATCCAATTGTGGTCCGAAGGAGATATCGTTGACGACCTCCCTGAACGAATCTCGGATCAGGAGGACGTTATTCGGACCTTCGATGACAGCCACGTACTCCCGGTTGGACTCGGCGACTGGGGTGGTGCACCACTGACTGATACAGATGACGGATACGGCGGCGGGGGAGACGAGGTACCGATTACCTCGACGGCCTACTACTATCGCTTCACGCAGGTGCTCGCCGAAACCGCCTCGCTCATTGGCGAAGACGAGGAGGCCGCCGAATGGGAGGAACTTGCTAAGGAGATCCGTGAGGATTTCAACGACGAATTCCTCGACACAAACCTAGGTTACTACCGGACCGGTCAGCACGAGGCATACCTTCAGACGTCGAACCTTCTCCCGCTTGCCTTCGAGATGGTTCCTGATGAATACGAGAATATTGTCGTAGAGAGCCTTGTCGAAGATGTCATGGAAACTCACGACGGCCACCTCAATACTGCAACGCTCGGGACGAAGTATCTGCTCCCGGTTCTCACCGAGTATGGCTACCATGACGTCGCCTACACTGTCGCCACGCAGACCGACTATCCGAGCTGGGGACTATGGATTGAAAACGATCGGACATCGCTGCTTGAGTTCTGGGAACTGGACTCGCGGTCGTGGAACCACCACTTTCTGGGCGTCACCGACGAGTGGTTCTACAAGCATCTCGCAGGTATTCAAGTCGACGAGCCTGGCTTCAAGCACGTCCGGATCGCCCCCAAGCCAGTCGACGATCTTGAGTGGACCAGTGCAACGACCGAAACTATTAGAGGAGTCGTTGAGTCGAGCTGGGAACTTACCGAGACATCGGGCGCTGGCCGTGACAGGCAAGGAATTGAACTCGAAGTGACGATTCCCGGAAACGCGACAGCTACGGTTGAAATACCGACGTTCGGTGGTGAACAGGTCCGCGTCCGTGAGAGCGGAACGAACATCTGGAACAACGGCAATCGGACGAACCGAGATCATCCAGGGATCAAGGCAATTGATCGAACCGACGAGGCCGTTATTGCCGAGGTGACGTCAGGCAAGTACGTGTTCGCACTCGAGCAGATCGGAAACTGA
- a CDS encoding TATA-box-binding protein (TFIID; binds specifically to the TATA box and functions in transcription), which translates to MAPSTSVEVQNIVASTKIAQEVDLDALCQDLDNAQHSTGAVTCLTYRLQEPKIAINIHQSGKLIITGAKSVQDVYTGFYCLFDELRELHIDLLDPPHISIDNVVTSADLGQSVDLATVAIKLGVEQIEYEPEQFPALIYWLEEPNAVVMLFASGKMVITGCTTKNTAINASEMASSQILNDNPL; encoded by the coding sequence ATGGCTCCTTCAACGTCAGTGGAGGTCCAGAATATCGTCGCTTCAACAAAGATCGCTCAAGAGGTTGATCTCGATGCTCTCTGCCAAGATCTCGACAATGCACAACACAGCACAGGAGCAGTTACCTGTCTAACCTACCGATTACAAGAGCCAAAAATAGCAATCAACATTCATCAATCTGGAAAACTCATCATCACGGGTGCAAAATCAGTTCAAGACGTTTATACAGGGTTCTATTGCCTGTTTGATGAACTGCGAGAGCTACATATTGATCTATTGGATCCACCGCACATATCTATTGACAATGTAGTAACTAGTGCTGATCTTGGTCAGTCAGTCGACCTTGCTACGGTTGCTATTAAATTAGGAGTCGAGCAGATAGAGTATGAACCAGAGCAATTTCCAGCACTTATCTATTGGCTCGAAGAGCCAAATGCAGTTGTAATGCTATTTGCAAGTGGGAAGATGGTTATTACTGGCTGTACAACAAAAAATACGGCAATAAATGCATCGGAAATGGCATCATCTCAAATTCTTAACGATAATCCTTTGTGA